The window tttctgTTCAAATTCAGATTCCCTTAAACTGTGATTCATATATAGTGGATTAATTATTGACAAGATCGAATAATATTAATGCAGCCATAATCTGTCACAAATCTGTTCCATTTTCGAAAGGAGTGAAGAAATTTATCCATCTCACATTGCACGCCTTTGCCCTCATCCTTGGCATTGTAGGCACCTACGCTGCATTCAAATTTCACAATGAGAGCTCCATTCCCAATCTCTTCAGCTTCCATTCTTGGATGGGGATTGGAGTTATCTGTCTTTATGGTATTCAGGTAATTAAAACACAGTCACTCCCCCTTCTTCATATTaattttcgggttaaaccagCCCATATACATAGAGCTGGGCTGAGTAGGTGTTATCCAGCAAACTTTTTGGACTGATTCATTCCTGGCTTAGTGAAGAACATGGAGGCCCATCTTGGGTCCAGTGGATAGGCACCATATCAATTATGTAGTCGGTATTTACATTCAGACTTAAAGACTAGTAGTTCCACAAGAAATTATCTCTTCCAGTTCCCTGCCTGACATAGTTCGCCAATACCCCTAACAAGGGCTTGGTGGACTTCAcccgggcaggggtagggtggttataAGGTTATTGCCCCCCCTCTTGTTAGAGGCACTGAGGAATTGGGCCGGACAAGAAATTGGAGCCGATAAAGATCCATAGTTTCACTAGGGCCTCTAGACTTGTATTGGCTGCTGAAACTCTTGTAGAAAAATTCCTTGATATTTGCAGATCCTTTGTCGGCTTTGGCCGTTGTTTTTTGTTGGGAGAATAggagaatagtcccacattggtttcACATACCTGTGAGACCCTCCACCTAATTGTTCAATTTTtgaatatttatatttacatggtatcaaaacCCGAAGAATAATCCCACATCAGTGACCCTATCCCCTCATTTACCAATGAGTCCCTAGTTTCCTTTTCCCAGGTCTGAAACtggtgattttttatttatcattattattttctgttttttgcaGTGGATAGTTGGGTTCTTGGCGTTCTTTTACCCTGGTGGATCAGCCGGAGTTAGAGCGCAATCACTTTCACCGCACGTAATCTTTGGGCTATTCTTGTATATATTGGCCGTTGCCACTGCCTTACTGGGCTTTCTGGAGAAGCTTACCTTCCTCGAGAACTCCGACGTCGCTCGTTACGGAACGGAGGCTTACTTCGTCAACTTCACCGCCGTCGTTACTGTTTTGTTCGGAGTCTCCATTGTGTTGACTGCTATTTCTCCACCACGTGCAACTACAGTTGCAGAGGAACCAGACAAATCAGATATAGAATTTTTTGggacaagaaaaaaataaacatttatcTAACTTTTGATTGGATTGTGACAGCACATTTGTACTAGCTTCCTCTTCATTTGTTACTAGGGAAGTTTTTCTCCTTTATTAGGCTTTGTTTGTTTCGAAGTAAAATCTTATCTCAAAATGTTCTATTTCGTGAATGTACATTTTCACATGTTGAATAATTTTCTAATgtatattttcataaaaaaaaaaatattggaatTCAACTTTTAATTTTACATCAAACAAACAAAGTCTTATTTGTTAGGATAAAGTTTTTCTCGACCCATAAAGAACTGATTATCCAAACCTatggaattttagtactttttcaAAACACCTTTGCAATGTCCTCTCTTGCCTAATAGACATCGGTGGTAGATAGAATCATGGGTAGACAAAAACTCAGTCTATGTTTGTTAGTAGAAAATTTTTGTTCTATGAGAAAGCTTCACCCAAAATCCTGGGATTATAATTATTCTTCCCTATTGGTTGAAGGTTTAAAGTATCTCTTCTCTTGTTGTGATACTCATTTCATCCCTATTAATGTTCATGGTAAAGGATTATCTCCTTTGCTAGGGTGAAGGAAGACTTGgtcttttgttatttgtttcaATGCCTTGATGGTTTGTAAAATTATTCATGCTCACACGCAAATGAGTTAACGTACACTACGGTTAATTTAATAACTATCATCATGTTCCTTTGCAAGTCCTAAATAAATTACAACATTAAATAACAATTAGGGTAGTGATTGGATCAAACCCGAGTGAGCTAACTATCTCATCGGATAAAGTTAAATGGTGGggcagaaaaagagaaaaatactaATAAGTCCACTTCTCATACTTCTATGATTACTCAGTTCACACCCACCATCCCTAAAAAGGTCTCACTCATATCATGAAAATATCCCAAAACTAGGCTGTTCAGTACCTGTGTTTACCACATCAACAAACATCCACTTCAATAAttatgttgaagaagaaaattaaaagtgAGGGGTAGGGTTTTTATACACCTGCTACAATTGCCATGTGATTGTTAGGTTTGTATGTACCTAGATTCGGTAGATATGTTGTCCAtgttgatgaggcataaaacaccccacctgtcagaagctgccacgtggccgacccgatctcagtccgagaaccgagttgggccgagcaggaaattgggccgaccccatctccgataagtcacctgacaaagcttGGTTTGGGCGAGctggccggtggctgaggccgagattatacgggtcagccatagactcctagccgaactcgcggccgagccctcctcccgggccgacctccattgccgaccccacgggccgacctcgtaggccgagccctcctccattgaggctctcatatcaccccaccggggatctccaagccacgtcagcacatcccgagaatcgtgggataaggaccgagccacgatcccagcgcaacacggaatcacactctacatggactcttaccttaataagagtccgaccccgaaaataactctccactccgctccacgcgagagaaccttccgaaagaaggactcctaccatactaggactcttccaaccgtctcatctcctccttactctataaatacccaggtatggagcactattcctcaTCTGGCTTTTGACTacacagttacgctgtcgcgttgaagacctgacttgagcatcggagagtcctaggccggagccacaccggccctcttgcgctcattacttggtttttgcaggttcatccacgggcgaaccaagtaccggaggttttcacacgcaacagatttggcgccgtttgtgggaacgacatcagcaagccgcgtcgtttctgccaattcccagagcaataataatggtgcacacgaggtcaggacagcatggctctacttcccgtacggaggagccgcaacccgttgtgcagacgaggcgatcaccgccccccgaagcctctcggcaggggataaatagaagaccccctagggcaggtggtgcgcagcccatcacgggcaccattccccctcCAGAGAGCGGGAATGGGGGAGTTGCACTAACCGCGGCCGCGGCTAGCCGCGGTACagccgagccaagtttggacgggaatgtCCTACTGCACCaccacccttgccggagagtttggaccgaAGCCCCTGGCAAATAATCGTGAGTTATGGATTTGtcgcagatgctccacaccaacgagatgtgcgcaccttcatgaaccaaATGGCCCGAGGCTGGCTGATGGGCCAGCCGCTGGCCGTGCCCCCTCCAGCTCCGATTCACGCTGAAAGAAACCTGCAGCAAAATGGCggccggcgtagggccgagccgagtcgggctgcgtcctcgcacccatctcgtcagaagactccacctccgcgccccagtagaggcgctcggcggggtgaacaagaacatcgccaaagcccgcgaacagggcaggaaattgaaccggccggctcggtagcgaggaggtcggtattttctggacggatcggagaggacgaaccgccgaggagattccgagaacaaagaaaagacccggttgaaaggcgcgcgccgagacaaggagaaggatcgcgtcatactccccggggtcagagctcacctccccgagaagaacaacaggggagcccccgagggtccaacttccaagaagaaaaaagaacaaggaagggtggtgaggaccgagctgaccagaatggccgactacaACGGGATGACCGACCCTATCGGccccgggccgaggagccggttggccgagcacctgaaaccgagctggagaagcggctatgagacttggccgagcaggtggaggggttgaagaaacagcgaccccggacgcctactctttggtcgggcgtcacccttatcctcccgagatcatgaccgcgccgctaccacacggtttcaaacctcccccgttcgaccggtatgacgggatgaccgacccgacagatcacatcaactactttaatgcgatgatgaccatgtacgggggaaccgagatcgtttcttgccgagccttccctgcatccctcaaaggcgcggcgacctcatggttttcctggtTGCCGTCGAATTCCATAagaagcttcgctcaactctgtcgagcctttgtcacgcgcttccagagtagtatgaaacataagaagaccacggtcaacctcctcagcgtgaaacaaaggcccgacgagtcgatccgagcattcgtctcccgcttcaacaaggaatccttagatatcaaggacTTGGacgaggccacggcccatacggctatgagcaacggattggccgacatggaccttatcaaggacttggcccggaagccgacaagaaacctggccgagctcttggagaggtgcaacgagttcgcaaatatggccgaggtcctccaagcccggaagggcaacgaaggtcgtaccgacaagaaaaggccgacaacagacgaccgaagagaagacaaaaggccaaggacggatcgccgagcttacaggtcggatcgagctcggagccccgactacacgccattgaatgcatctcgcaaggagatcctgatgcaaatacaagatggggggtacatccgccgaccccgaccgatgcaagcggggtcatctcggaatcccaacaaatattgccaattccacaaggacatcggtcacgacaccgaagattgttatcagctgaaaagagaaatcgaagagctgataaaagcggcccacttgaagcgatatgtcaaaggaggccgagaggatcgtggaggtcggcggcctgatgaccgagatcaaagaagagccgagcctagggccgaaaacaggcgagttgaaagagatgatgacaaggtccgagccgagaagaaggaggacggatccgggccgagcaatgacaagggagcccccatatacactatcctcggagggcccgggcaagagagtactcgaaaggctaaggcaaacgctcgcTTCGTCGAagtagccgagatgcccgccaagaaactcaagccggcggtgacgatctccttcacggaagccgacctcgaaggtataagtttacctcatgacgatgctttagtggtgcaagtagaaattgcgaacagacccgtacaccgtgtattggtcgataccggcgcatccgtggaccttatgtcactggAAGCGtatcgacaatttggcttcggcgatgaaGCGCTTAAGCTCGAAggaacctcgcttcacgggttctcgggagcggccgcgaccatcaagggctcgatcgatctactagtcacaattgggcaagctccatgccaggcgacgatccaagtcaaattcatggtggtacggtcggtagtggctttcaacgccatactcggtcgtccgtcattgaccgccctccaagccatcatctccccgactcacttgaagatgaagttccccaccgagaacggtgtcgacgaggtccgaggcgaccaaaagaaggcacgagagtgctacgctactttcgtcaagcaaaataagggtaatgttcgaggaatggccatgtgcgtcgtACATCTCCCcgaagatcagcgggatgagcttatcgagagaagagggcgacccgtggaagacctgaccccacttcatctcagcgaagatgacccagccaaggtggtccagctcggatcactactaagtgaagatcaaaggaggcggctcggagttttcttaaaagcgaacgccgatgtcttcgcctggtcggccgCGGACATGTCGGGTATACCCAgacatatagctgagcaccgactccatgtggattcGGGTCGGAAACCAATCctgcagaagagaaggaactacgcacttgatcgacaaactgcaatcaaagaagaggtggagaagcttcgccgatcaggattcatccgagaagagaaattcccgacctggttggctaatgtcgtcatggtccctaaaccgaacggaaagtggagaatgtgtgtcgactacaccgacctcaataaggcctgcccaaaagatgagtacccactacctcggatcgacctcttgatcgacgccacggcaggtcacgagatgctgagtttcatgg is drawn from Telopea speciosissima isolate NSW1024214 ecotype Mountain lineage chromosome 1, Tspe_v1, whole genome shotgun sequence and contains these coding sequences:
- the LOC122654796 gene encoding probable ascorbate-specific transmembrane electron transporter 1, giving the protein MAVPLTMVAHMLGTAAAVMVLVWCIHFRGGLAFKATNKYLIFNIHPVLTLIGVIILGGEAIICHKSVPFSKGVKKFIHLTLHAFALILGIVGTYAAFKFHNESSIPNLFSFHSWMGIGVICLYGIQWIVGFLAFFYPGGSAGVRAQSLSPHVIFGLFLYILAVATALLGFLEKLTFLENSDVARYGTEAYFVNFTAVVTVLFGVSIVLTAISPPRATTVAEEPDKSDIEFFGTRKK